A region of the Myxococcus stipitatus DSM 14675 genome:
TCGGCTCGGAGGTGGCGGTGCTGCACTCGGCGCTGAAGGACCGGGAGCGGCTGTTCCACTGGCAGGCGCTTCGCAAGGGCGAGGTGAAGATCGCGGTGGGGGTGCGCTCGGCGGTGTTCGCGCCCGTGGAGAACCTGGGGCTCATCGTCGTGGACGAGGAGCACGACCCGTCCTTCAAGCAGGACGACAGCTTGCGCTACCAGGCGCGGGACCTGGCGGTGGTGCGAGGCAAGCAGGCGGGGGCGGTGGTGGTGTTGGGCTCGGCGACGCCCGCGCTGGAGACGCTGGAGAACGTGAAGAAGGGCCGCTACCGGCTCCTGGAGCTCAAGCGGCGGGTGGACGACAGGCCCATGCCCACCATCGAGATGGTGGACCTGCGGCAGGAGCGCCCTCGCGACGGCATGATGACGGACGAGGCGCCCATCCTCAGTCCGCCCTTGTTGGCGGCGATGGAGGAGACGCTGGGGAGGGGCCAGCAGGTCATCCTCTTCCTCAACCGCCGCGGACACAGCACGGTGTTGCTGTGCGAGGTGTGCGGGGTGTCGCTGAAGTGCACCTCGTGTGACGTGTGCATGACGCACCACCGCTCGCAGAACCGGGTGGTGTGCCACTACTGCGGGCTGGCGATGCCCGTGCCGGACCGGTGCCTGGAGTGTACGGGGCCGATGTTGAAGCTGGGCATCGGCACGGAGCGGGTGGAGGCGGAGGTCCTGGAGCGCATCCCGACGGCGCGGGTGGCTCGGCTGGACAGGGACTCGGCGACGAGCGCGGAGAAGTTGACGGAGATGCTGGCGGCGTTCGCCCGGCGGGAGCTGGACGTGCTGGTGGGCACGCAGATGGTGGCCAAGGGGCACGACTTCCCGGGGGTGACGCTGGTGTGTGTCGTGATGGCGGACACCTCACTGGCGATACCGGACTTCCGGGCGGCGGAGCGGACCTTCCACCTGTTGACCCAGGTGGCGGGGCGGGCGGGGCGCGGCAAGGACCCGGGCCGGGTGTTGGTGCAGACGTACAACCCGGACGCGGAGCCGGTGAAGCGGGTCTTGGCCCATGATTTCGATGGCTTCGCCCAGCAGGAGCTGGAGTGGCGCAAGGCGCTGGCGTATCCGCCCTTCGCGCGGATGGCCTCCATCCGGCTGGAGGGGGAGCACCCGGAGCAGACGGCCAGCGTGGCCCGGCACCTGGGGAACATCATCTCCCGGAACATGCCCCCGGCGTCGGTGGGGGTGCGGTTGCTGGGGCCGGCGGTGGCGCCCATCGCCAAAATCCGGGGCAAGACGCGCTGGCAGTTGCTCTTGAAGGGGCCGACACATGTGGCGCTTGCCCCGTTGCTCGCCAGGGTCGAAGCGGCCCTGGTGGACGTTCCGTCAGCGGTGAAGGTCGTGATCGACGTGGATCCGGGGGCCATGCTGTAGACTCGGTGGCCCCCCATGGGCGCACCGGTCCTCCTCGTCCACGACGACATCGCCACCATCGCCGCAGTGCGGCGCCTGCTCACCCGTAGCGGGCACGAGGTCATCCTCGCGACCTCCGCCGCGGATGCGCTGATTGCTTACGGATACCACCTGCCGGCGCTGATTGTGTTGGCGCCAGGCGTCGAGAGCGGCCGAGGCCGGCTGGTGCTGGAGGAACTGCTCCAGCATCCGGACGGCAAGACGGCGCGGGTGTTGTTGTTGGGCGAGTCCATCGCGGGGTTCAGTGCGCCGGTGGCGCCGCTGCCGCTCGATGGGACGAACTTCGTGGCGTTGGTGGACTCGGTTCTTCGGGCCCCGTCGGAGGCGGACGCCTGGCATGTCCTGGAGAACCGGACGCTGGTGGGGGTGGGGGGGGAGGAGGGGCGGGGAGGGGAGGACGCGGAGGCGTGG
Encoded here:
- the priA gene encoding replication restart helicase PriA — its product is MEQRALWDEPAQGSSEEAPSSGSTGERTSRVRPGRELSLQQQAATVAPAVSASPPVLASIAVARPVRGEFTYSVPESLVSQLAPGQRVLVPFGRGTALGFYLGPAARPPGENVRLKPIQRVLEDSPSLPKDLIALLRFAAEHYRYPLGEVIRGSLPPGLSKPVDEKEAKPDVQQFAVALVNEVPPSLARAHAQSAALAYLLAVGGSAPLEEVSHAIPGARAHLKSLASKGLVRIEEKKLEAGVKEGLIQGRPDRLTPEQDAAGVTLREALDTGAFQPFLLHGVTGSGKTEVYLRAAEHALSLGKGSLILVPEIALTPQLVGRFRSRFGSEVAVLHSALKDRERLFHWQALRKGEVKIAVGVRSAVFAPVENLGLIVVDEEHDPSFKQDDSLRYQARDLAVVRGKQAGAVVVLGSATPALETLENVKKGRYRLLELKRRVDDRPMPTIEMVDLRQERPRDGMMTDEAPILSPPLLAAMEETLGRGQQVILFLNRRGHSTVLLCEVCGVSLKCTSCDVCMTHHRSQNRVVCHYCGLAMPVPDRCLECTGPMLKLGIGTERVEAEVLERIPTARVARLDRDSATSAEKLTEMLAAFARRELDVLVGTQMVAKGHDFPGVTLVCVVMADTSLAIPDFRAAERTFHLLTQVAGRAGRGKDPGRVLVQTYNPDAEPVKRVLAHDFDGFAQQELEWRKALAYPPFARMASIRLEGEHPEQTASVARHLGNIISRNMPPASVGVRLLGPAVAPIAKIRGKTRWQLLLKGPTHVALAPLLARVEAALVDVPSAVKVVIDVDPGAML